One region of Parambassis ranga chromosome 12, fParRan2.1, whole genome shotgun sequence genomic DNA includes:
- the hook3 gene encoding protein Hook homolog 3 isoform X4, translating to MSTSESLDRMELCESLLTWIQTFGVEAPCKTVEDLTSGVVMAQALQKIDVVYFNDAWISRIKPEVGENWRLKISNLKKILKGILDYNQEVLGQHINDFTLPDVNLIGEHSDASELGRMLQLILGCAVNCEQKQEYIQTIMMMEESVQHVVMTAIQELMSKETPVTGGNDSYVDLDRQLKKTVEELNDALATKEEIAQRCRELDMQALHVQEERDRLRLEFNELEERVAALQEEKSSLLAENQVLMERLNQSDSIEDINSPAGRRHLQLQTQLEQLQEETFRLEAAKDDYRIRCEELEKELLDAKSQNEELTSLADEAQSLKDEMDVLRHSSDKVSKLEATVEHYKNKLEDMGLLRRQNKLMEEKNTVLMQTNVSLEEDLRKANATKGQLETYKRQVVELQNRLSEESKKADKMEFEYKRLKEKVDSLQKEKDRMRTERDSLKETIEELHCVQAQEGQLTSSLLPMVSNDGSDSLAAEITTPEIREHLIRLQHENKMLKLAQEGSDNEKIALLQSLLEDANGRKNELETENRLINQRLMEEQSQVEELQKSLQEQGSKADDSSILKKKYEEHMEKLRELNNELLKKNALIDEMEPKYNASSQRVEELEEALKKKDEDMKQMEERYKKYLEKAKSVIRTLDPKQNQGSGPEVQALKNQLQEKERMLHSLEKEMDKTKCQRDHEEKLIVSAWYNMGMSLQKKAAEDRLANTGSGQSFLARQRQATSSRRSYPGHVQPATARSMR from the exons ATCCAGACATTTGGAGTGGAGGCGCCATGCAAGACAGTAGAAGACTTGACCAGTGGTGTTGTCATGGCGCAAGCTCTGCAGAAAAT CGATGTAGTGTATTTCAATGATGCTTGGATTAGTAGAATTAAGCCAGAGGTCGGGGAAAACTGGAGGTTAAAG atcaGCAATCTAAAGAAAATCTTAAAGGGCATCTTAGACTATAACCAGGAG GTCTTAGGCCAGCACATTAATGACTTCACACTACCAGATGTTAACCTTATTGGGGAACACTCTGATGCATCAGAACTTGGGAGGATGTTACAACTCATACTGGGCTGTGCTGTCAACTGTGAACAGAAACAAG AATACATTCAGACCATTATGATGATGGAAGAATCAGTGCAGCATGTGGTCATGACAGCCATTCAAGAG CTGATGAGTAAAGAGACTCCAGTCACAGGAGGGAATGACTCATATGTGGATCTAGACAGACAG CTAAAGAAGACAGTCGAGGAGCTGAATGATGCTCTAGCTACAAAGGAAGAGATTGCCCAGAGGTGTCGTGAGCTTGACATGCAG GCCCTCCACGTCCAAGAGGAGCGTGATAGACTGAGGTTAGAGTTTAATGAGCTAGAAGAGAGG GTGGCAGCCTTGCAAGAGGAGAAGAGCAGTTTGTTAGCAGAAAACCAGGTCCTGATGGAGAGACTTAACCAGTCTGACTCCATAGAGGATATAAACAGCCCAGCTGGACGCAGACATCTCCAGCTGCAAACACAACTGGAGCAACTACAGGAAGAAACATTCAG GTTGGAGGCAGCAAAGGATGACTACCGAATCCGCTGTGAGGAGCTTGAAAAAGAACTTTTGGATGCGAAGTCCCAGAATGAAGAGCTGACATCTCTGGCTGATGAGGCCCAGTCTCTCAAAGATGAGATGGATGTTCTCAG GCATTCATCAGACAAAGTGTCGAAACTTGAGGCCACAGTAGAACACTACAAGAATAAGCTAGAGGACATGGGGCTTCTCAGAAGACAG AATAAGCTTATGGAAGAGAAGAACACAGTCTTAATGCAGACCAATGTTAGTTTGGAAGAAGACCTGCGAAAGGCTAATGCTACCAAGGGCCAGCTGGAGACGTACAAGAGACAG GTAGTGGAACTTCAGAACAGACTGTCAGAAGAATCTAAAAAGGCTGACAAGATGGAGTTTGAGTATAAACGTCTCAAAGAGAAAGTGGACTctctacaaaaagaaaaagat CGGATGCGTACAGAGAGAGACTCGCTGAAGGAGACTATTGAGGAACTACACTGTGTCCAAGCTCAAGAAGGACAGCTAACATcaa GTTTACTTCCCATGGTCAGCAATGACGGCTCAGATTCCCTGGCTGCTGAGATTACCACCCCAGAGATTCG AGAACATTTGATTCGTCTCCAGCATGAAAACAAGATGCTAAAGCTGGCCCAGGAAGGCTCAGACAATGAGAAGATTGCACTGTTGCAGAGTCTACTGGAGGATGCCAACGGAAGAAAAAATGAGCTGGAGACTGAGAACAG ATTAATCAATCAGCGCCTGATGGAAGAACAGAGTCAGGTAGAGGAGCTACAGAAGTCTCTTCAAGAACAGGGCTCCAAAGCAGATGAT tcTTCAATTCTGAAGAAGAAATACGAGGAGCACAT GGAAAAACTAAGAGAATTGAACAATGAGTTACTGAAGAAAAATGCCTTGATTGATGAAATGGAGCCTAAATACAATGCCAGCT CTCAACGagtggaggagctggaagaggccttgaaaaaaaaggatgaagacATGAAACAGATGGAGGAGAGATATAAGAAATATCTTGAAAAAGCCAAGAGT GTGATACGGACACTGGACCCCAAGCAAAACCAGGGTTCCGGCCCAGAGGTACAGGCCCTGAAAAACCAGTTGCAGGAAAAGGAGAGGATGTTACACTCATTGGAG aaagaaatggaCAAAACAAAGTGCCAGAGAGATCATGAGGAGAAACTGATTGTGTCTGCCTGGTACAATATG GGTATGTCACTGCAGAAGAAGGCAGCTGAAGACAGACTTGCCAACACTGGTTCTGGTCAGTCCTTCCTAGCCCGGCAGAGACAAGCCACCAGCTCACGCCGCTCCTACCCAGGCCACGTCCAGCCAGCTACCGCAAG ATCCATGAG GTAA